A DNA window from Fibrobacter sp. contains the following coding sequences:
- a CDS encoding sigma-70 family RNA polymerase sigma factor, translating to MEQTSKNKDTKNGNWVEEAWKTYSPQIYNLCRMSCESSEDAKDVYQNVALRFFKCAKSIKYGDSVFPWLFRVFRNCFYDYVRFRQKMMPFSIASDVVGDYMALPAESSVFYREGNQKNDELQRVVNSLSRSDRELIDMTFHKGLSTEELSVLYGVSFSAITKRRKSAIKRARNVLLG from the coding sequence ATGGAGCAAACGAGCAAAAACAAAGATACAAAAAACGGCAACTGGGTGGAAGAAGCATGGAAGACATATTCACCTCAAATTTACAACTTGTGCAGGATGAGTTGCGAAAGTAGCGAGGATGCCAAGGATGTTTATCAAAATGTCGCCCTGCGTTTTTTCAAATGCGCAAAGAGCATAAAATATGGGGATTCCGTTTTTCCCTGGCTATTTCGGGTTTTTAGGAATTGTTTCTACGACTATGTCCGATTCCGTCAAAAGATGATGCCGTTTTCTATAGCCTCAGATGTAGTGGGGGACTACATGGCCCTGCCTGCCGAAAGTTCGGTGTTTTATCGGGAGGGAAATCAAAAAAATGACGAATTGCAGCGAGTGGTCAATTCCCTTTCTAGGAGCGACCGAGAACTAATCGATATGACATTCCACAAGGGCTTATCCACAGAAGAATTGAGCGTCCTATACGGGGTGTCTTTTAGTGCTATAACCAAAAGGAGAAAATCGGCCATTAAAAGAGCCCGGAATGTTTTGCTGGGCTAG